A DNA window from Aminipila luticellarii contains the following coding sequences:
- a CDS encoding ABC transporter ATP-binding protein — translation MIKLEDIYKIYVMGDSEVHALDGISLEIREREMAAIIGQSGSGKSTCMNIIGCLDVPTRGKYYLDGVDVSTLNDDQQAEIRNRTLGFIFQQYNLIPKLNVIENVELPLIYKGLPEAERKERAIISLKRVGLDTKTTNMPSQLSGGQQQRVSIARALAGEPSIILADEPTGALDSKTGREVLEFLQQLNAEGNTVVLITHDMGVAEKAKRIIRVSDGKIIEDSGHSVTESATEKRMVPPEQVIFAGGEAQ, via the coding sequence ATGATAAAGCTAGAGGACATTTATAAGATCTACGTAATGGGAGACAGTGAGGTCCACGCTCTGGACGGAATTTCTCTGGAAATTAGAGAGCGGGAAATGGCAGCCATCATCGGACAGTCCGGATCCGGAAAATCCACTTGCATGAACATTATAGGCTGTCTCGATGTGCCGACAAGGGGAAAATACTATTTAGACGGGGTGGATGTAAGCACGCTGAACGACGACCAGCAGGCAGAAATCAGGAACAGGACCCTGGGATTTATATTTCAGCAGTATAATCTGATTCCAAAGCTGAATGTTATTGAAAATGTGGAGCTCCCTTTAATTTATAAGGGATTACCCGAAGCAGAGAGAAAAGAAAGAGCCATAATCTCTTTAAAAAGAGTCGGGCTGGATACAAAGACAACCAATATGCCTTCCCAGCTTTCAGGAGGTCAGCAGCAGCGGGTTTCCATCGCCAGGGCGCTGGCAGGAGAACCTTCCATCATTTTAGCGGATGAGCCCACCGGAGCTTTAGACAGCAAAACTGGGCGTGAGGTGCTGGAATTTTTGCAGCAGTTAAATGCCGAAGGAAATACGGTGGTCCTGATCACTCATGATATGGGTGTGGCAGAAAAGGCAAAACGGATTATCCGGGTCTCAGATGGAAAGATCATAGAGGACAGCGGGCACTCTGTTACGGAAAGCGCCACAGAAAAGCGGATGGTACCCCCAGAGCAGGTTATTTTTGCAGGAGGTGAAGCTCAGTGA
- a CDS encoding ABC transporter permease → MNFKQSFTLALKSLKSSKMRAFLTMLGIIIGVASVIVLISLMNGLSSDMTSQFESMGTNTITVNLVGRGGNRAAKVEDIEELVKENPAYLDQYSPMVTASVTVKNGTESIDTTTVKGVNENYQEMQHIELDQGRFIQYIDTTRRQKVCVAGSYVVSELFGTTNPIGQTVKINGSEYTIVGLLTETADSEESSDDDVIYIPYTTATRLSYNGNISSYYITAINTENIDITVALIENALYKIYGSADAYRVTSMTSMIEQVNEMTSSMAAVLVGIAGISLVVGGIGIMNIMLVSVTERTREIGVRKALGAKRKNIMEQFIIEAATTSALGGVIGILLGIAVSAAAGKIMDMTVIVSLNAILLAFSVSVGIGIIFGYFPANKAAKMNPIDALRYD, encoded by the coding sequence GTGAACTTTAAACAGTCTTTTACTCTTGCACTGAAAAGCTTAAAAAGTAGCAAAATGAGGGCCTTTCTGACGATGCTGGGCATTATCATAGGAGTTGCCTCGGTGATCGTGCTGATCAGCCTCATGAACGGCTTATCCTCTGACATGACCTCCCAGTTTGAGAGTATGGGAACAAATACGATTACCGTCAATCTCGTGGGAAGAGGCGGAAACCGGGCAGCAAAGGTCGAAGATATCGAAGAGCTTGTAAAGGAAAATCCCGCTTATTTAGACCAGTACAGCCCTATGGTGACCGCATCGGTCACCGTAAAAAATGGGACAGAATCCATCGATACGACCACAGTTAAAGGAGTTAATGAAAATTATCAGGAAATGCAGCATATCGAACTGGACCAGGGAAGATTTATTCAGTATATCGATACGACCCGAAGGCAGAAAGTCTGCGTGGCAGGGAGTTATGTGGTAAGTGAATTATTCGGAACAACAAATCCTATCGGACAGACTGTAAAAATAAACGGTTCAGAATATACCATAGTGGGATTGCTGACAGAAACTGCAGATTCCGAGGAAAGTTCGGACGATGATGTAATTTATATCCCTTATACAACGGCAACCAGACTCTCCTACAACGGAAATATCAGCAGCTACTACATAACAGCAATAAATACAGAAAATATCGATATAACAGTTGCCTTGATTGAAAATGCGCTGTATAAAATCTATGGCAGTGCAGACGCCTACCGTGTGACGAGTATGACCTCGATGATCGAGCAGGTGAATGAGATGACCAGTTCAATGGCAGCGGTACTCGTGGGTATAGCCGGTATATCACTGGTTGTAGGGGGGATAGGAATCATGAATATCATGTTGGTCTCTGTGACAGAGAGAACCAGAGAAATCGGCGTAAGAAAAGCCCTGGGGGCTAAACGTAAAAACATTATGGAGCAATTTATAATTGAAGCAGCGACGACCAGTGCTTTGGGAGGAGTTATAGGAATCCTTTTGGGTATTGCTGTCTCTGCCGCAGCCGGAAAAATCATGGATATGACTGTAATTGTTTCACTGAATGCCATATTACTGGCCTTTTCTGTATCTGTAGGAATAGGTATTATCTTTGGATATTTTCCTGCCAATAAAGCAGCAAAAATGAACCCTATCGATGCACTGAGATATGATTAA
- a CDS encoding S-layer homology domain-containing protein: MKTNYFAYGGRPVYRKVAIALAFLLIVLMAVQPEEARADTDDSSSATMMLEAMGVISPDSSGNYNLGANVTRAQYAKMLVMASKYKDQVAASSYSSLFRDVSAGNWAAPYIKLAASNNLLSGYSNGTFNPDSMVTLEQGVNSALLLLGYTSSDFTGAFPYAQMNLYSSLGLSSGIVGGIGTLMTKGDAVQLIYNALKTDLKDGSKSYAESLGYSVNDNGEVDYAGVVTDNMNGPYTVTASDWYTKLGINSGAAVYKNGNKISLADVENYDIVYYSNSKSTVWAYNDRVTGIYDKAEPSQDAVTSITLSGKTYTLESTKAFSALSSTGNLKIGDAITLLLGRTGNVADAVSSTVLKQETILYVTTADKTAIEGVTPTGSKVAYTVDKNTTVEPGDVIKITFDSGGNMQISSVSGGGMISGTVDSDLMNIGNTRIAGTATILDTYEGAYTATSISRLDGLTLDSDDVLYYEARNGSVTSLILNNVTGDSLQYGVITSAKSSGKNSSGTSGSYIYDIKGTSYSLNSSDTNFNVSAGPAMFYGDGDSIEKMKNITRASSKVQSFDGSSVTFADGTSFKLAADVAVYEYKTSTGTYSYEGSVSDALEAYKSGKMMTYCYDKGTVKGGQIRVIIYQ, encoded by the coding sequence ATGAAAACCAATTATTTTGCATATGGAGGCAGGCCTGTATATCGAAAAGTCGCTATTGCTCTGGCCTTTCTTCTCATTGTATTGATGGCAGTTCAGCCGGAAGAGGCACGGGCGGATACGGATGATTCATCCAGTGCTACCATGATGCTGGAAGCCATGGGCGTTATCTCTCCGGACAGTTCGGGAAATTATAATTTAGGAGCTAATGTCACAAGGGCACAATATGCCAAGATGCTGGTCATGGCATCAAAATATAAGGATCAGGTGGCGGCTTCCTCTTATTCTTCTTTATTCAGAGATGTAAGTGCCGGAAACTGGGCAGCGCCATATATTAAGCTGGCAGCATCCAATAATTTGCTGTCAGGTTACAGTAACGGAACCTTCAACCCTGACAGCATGGTGACTTTGGAGCAGGGTGTAAACAGCGCATTGCTCTTACTGGGATATACATCATCCGATTTTACAGGGGCTTTTCCTTATGCGCAGATGAATCTGTACTCTTCCCTGGGACTTTCTTCGGGTATCGTAGGGGGAATAGGCACGCTTATGACAAAGGGGGATGCGGTACAGCTGATCTATAACGCACTGAAGACTGACCTAAAAGACGGAAGCAAGAGTTATGCAGAATCTCTCGGATATTCCGTAAATGATAACGGTGAGGTGGATTATGCAGGTGTAGTAACGGACAATATGAATGGACCGTATACAGTCACAGCTTCTGACTGGTACACCAAACTGGGAATCAATTCAGGAGCTGCCGTGTATAAGAATGGAAACAAGATCAGTCTTGCCGATGTGGAAAACTATGATATTGTTTATTATTCCAATTCAAAAAGTACCGTATGGGCTTACAACGACCGGGTAACCGGAATTTATGATAAGGCGGAACCGAGTCAGGACGCTGTCACCAGCATTACCCTGTCAGGAAAAACTTACACGCTGGAATCCACAAAAGCCTTTTCAGCCTTGTCTTCCACCGGGAATCTCAAGATAGGAGATGCAATCACTTTACTTCTTGGAAGGACCGGGAACGTGGCGGACGCGGTCTCCAGTACAGTCTTAAAACAGGAAACCATCCTTTATGTGACAACGGCTGATAAAACTGCCATAGAAGGGGTGACGCCGACAGGAAGCAAAGTTGCATATACTGTAGATAAAAATACTACGGTGGAACCGGGAGATGTGATTAAGATCACGTTTGATTCCGGTGGAAACATGCAGATTTCTTCTGTTTCAGGAGGAGGAATGATATCCGGAACAGTCGATTCAGATCTCATGAATATTGGCAATACTAGGATCGCCGGCACAGCAACCATACTGGATACCTATGAGGGCGCATATACTGCCACCTCCATCAGCAGATTGGACGGATTGACCCTTGACAGTGATGACGTTCTGTACTATGAAGCCAGGAACGGATCGGTTACCAGCCTGATTCTCAACAATGTTACAGGGGATTCACTTCAGTATGGCGTTATAACTTCTGCAAAGTCTTCAGGCAAAAATAGTTCAGGCACAAGCGGAAGTTATATATATGATATAAAGGGAACAAGCTATTCCTTGAACAGCAGCGATACGAATTTTAATGTATCTGCAGGACCTGCCATGTTTTACGGGGATGGGGACAGCATTGAGAAAATGAAAAATATTACTAGGGCAAGCTCAAAAGTTCAATCTTTTGACGGCTCTTCTGTAACCTTCGCTGATGGCACATCCTTTAAGCTGGCGGCAGATGTAGCCGTATATGAATATAAGACATCGACAGGTACCTACAGTTACGAGGGTTCTGTCAGTGATGCACTCGAAGCATATAAATCCGGAAAAATGATGACTTACTGCTACGATAAAGGGACAGTTAAAGGCGGGCAGATCAGAGTGATCATATATCAATAA
- a CDS encoding transposase has translation MQTEDTRRITTWLIFKKRDGNHYRKIAHNKNFDYLPSNSKKSDLAVIYALPFRVVRFPITENTFEVVVTNLDKDECPPDVLKQLYGMRWRIETSFRDLKYTIGLLHFHSKKVEYILQEIFARLIMYNFSELITWHVVIEKKDRKYVYKANFSVAVHICREFLLGKGLPPDIEALIARYITPIRPGRSRPRDMKVKQTISFMYRVA, from the coding sequence TTGCAGACAGAGGATACGAGGCGTATAACAACATGGCTCATATTCAAGAAAAGGGATGGAAATCATTACCGCAAAATTGCGCATAACAAGAATTTTGATTATCTTCCTTCAAACAGTAAAAAGTCGGACTTGGCCGTAATATATGCATTGCCATTTCGAGTTGTTCGTTTTCCGATTACGGAGAATACTTTTGAAGTTGTTGTAACAAATCTAGATAAAGATGAATGTCCACCGGATGTTTTAAAACAGTTATATGGGATGCGTTGGAGAATTGAAACATCATTTCGAGATTTAAAATATACAATAGGGTTACTTCATTTTCATTCAAAAAAAGTGGAATACATTCTCCAAGAAATTTTTGCACGGCTGATCATGTATAACTTTTCCGAATTGATTACCTGGCACGTAGTCATAGAAAAGAAAGACAGAAAGTATGTATATAAAGCCAACTTTTCTGTCGCAGTACATATATGCCGTGAATTTCTATTAGGAAAAGGCCTTCCACCTGATATTGAAGCATTGATTGCAAGATATATAACCCCCATTCGCCCTGGACGCTCAAGACCACGAGATATGAAGGTCAAGCAAACAATAAGCTTCATGTATAGAGTAGCATAA
- a CDS encoding DUF3160 domain-containing protein has protein sequence MNKRRKTQISMVLVTLLLATSFSGCQMFSKGETAESQPVIADSGFAAYKDVPVDINPAMQNYKVSPGLDNITNRDAFAFSDEAQKLLVQNGFVVIPYPAREFFITYELNRYGDTPNFITTDAMLHNYHLYFSYLLRTIEKDTLRNELEVLTESMLSKSEKRYKSLKNTEWETAAKRNVAFFAVAAKILHPDLDVPSFVSKEVEQELQLIANHQENFYPSPVMNIGNAKVSSVDALKEDYTQYIPRGHYAKSNALKTYFQTMMWYGRMNFRAFNAEETKSAVLITSLFNQEDYDHWNNIYEPTNFFVGKSDDLGINQYSALLQKVYGKNPSVKELTSDSEKWKTLVAQIKKLDPPAINSIPIFNEAIQPDQEKAIKGFRFMGQRFTLDASIFQNLIYRQVKENNQKDFRMLPKGLDMPAAMGSPEAYDILKGMGETAYKNYPENMEKMQKKVKAMDTVSQTRNLYGAWLYTLSPLLEAKGEGYPSFMQNQAWTRKQLETYMGSFTELKHDTVLYVKQSYAEMGGGGEEQDDRGYVEPNAAVYGRIAALTKMTADGLESRKLLKKQTRESLAQLEELALQLKTISEKELAQKPLSTSEYDLIRSFGGQLEHFWLEALQDEGVDGPSAAGANPSALITDIATDPNGRVLEEGTGYVNDIYAVVPVDGTLRIAKGAVYSYYEFAWPSNDRLTDEKWKEMLEDKQNPAAPSWTKMYTAPEGASQW, from the coding sequence ATGAATAAAAGAAGGAAAACTCAAATCAGTATGGTGCTGGTGACGCTTCTGTTAGCGACCAGCTTCAGCGGTTGTCAAATGTTCTCGAAGGGAGAGACAGCCGAGAGCCAGCCGGTCATTGCAGACAGTGGGTTCGCAGCCTATAAAGATGTGCCGGTAGATATAAATCCGGCCATGCAGAACTATAAGGTCTCTCCAGGCCTTGACAATATTACGAATCGGGATGCTTTCGCTTTTTCTGATGAGGCACAGAAGCTTCTGGTTCAAAATGGTTTTGTCGTCATACCTTATCCTGCACGGGAATTTTTCATTACATATGAGTTGAATCGATATGGTGATACCCCGAATTTCATCACAACAGACGCTATGCTGCACAATTACCATTTGTATTTCAGCTATCTTTTGAGGACGATTGAGAAGGACACGCTTCGAAATGAACTGGAGGTGCTGACGGAATCCATGCTGTCCAAAAGTGAGAAGCGATATAAATCCCTGAAAAATACCGAATGGGAAACGGCTGCCAAACGCAATGTGGCATTCTTTGCCGTAGCAGCGAAAATACTTCATCCGGATTTGGACGTTCCTTCTTTTGTAAGCAAAGAAGTAGAACAGGAATTACAGCTGATTGCCAATCATCAGGAAAATTTTTATCCTTCTCCGGTGATGAATATTGGGAATGCTAAGGTCAGCTCGGTTGACGCATTGAAGGAGGATTACACACAATATATTCCTCGGGGGCATTACGCAAAGTCCAATGCATTAAAAACCTATTTTCAAACCATGATGTGGTATGGCCGCATGAATTTTCGAGCCTTTAATGCAGAGGAAACAAAATCGGCTGTTTTAATTACCTCGCTTTTCAACCAAGAAGATTATGACCATTGGAACAATATTTATGAACCGACAAACTTCTTCGTAGGAAAGAGTGATGATCTGGGCATAAATCAATACAGCGCCCTGTTACAGAAGGTGTACGGTAAAAATCCTTCCGTAAAAGAATTAACAAGCGATTCCGAAAAGTGGAAGACTCTGGTTGCTCAAATCAAAAAGCTCGATCCGCCTGCCATCAACTCTATACCGATATTTAACGAAGCTATCCAGCCGGATCAGGAAAAGGCTATAAAAGGATTCCGCTTTATGGGACAGCGATTTACACTGGATGCTTCGATTTTTCAGAATTTAATATACCGTCAGGTGAAAGAGAACAACCAGAAGGATTTTCGTATGCTCCCAAAGGGGCTGGATATGCCGGCTGCAATGGGCTCTCCGGAAGCGTATGATATTCTGAAAGGTATGGGAGAGACGGCGTATAAGAACTATCCTGAAAATATGGAAAAGATGCAGAAAAAGGTGAAAGCTATGGATACGGTCAGCCAGACCCGAAATCTGTACGGAGCATGGCTTTATACCCTTTCACCCCTGTTAGAAGCAAAAGGAGAAGGCTACCCTTCGTTCATGCAGAATCAAGCTTGGACCCGCAAACAGTTGGAAACCTATATGGGCAGTTTTACCGAACTCAAGCATGATACTGTTTTATACGTAAAGCAATCCTATGCCGAAATGGGCGGCGGCGGTGAAGAGCAAGACGACAGGGGCTATGTAGAGCCGAATGCGGCGGTTTATGGAAGAATTGCCGCCCTTACAAAAATGACTGCGGACGGGCTAGAGAGCAGAAAGCTGCTAAAAAAACAAACGCGTGAATCGCTTGCACAGTTGGAAGAATTGGCCCTGCAGCTAAAAACCATTTCCGAAAAAGAATTGGCGCAAAAGCCGCTCAGTACGTCCGAATATGATTTAATCCGGAGCTTTGGCGGACAGCTGGAACATTTCTGGCTGGAAGCATTGCAAGATGAAGGAGTGGATGGTCCGTCAGCTGCCGGAGCGAACCCATCCGCTTTGATTACGGATATTGCCACCGACCCGAACGGAAGGGTCTTAGAGGAAGGAACCGGATATGTCAATGACATTTATGCGGTTGTACCTGTTGACGGAACATTACGTATAGCAAAAGGTGCCGTTTATTCTTATTATGAGTTTGCATGGCCGTCCAACGATCGGCTGACAGATGAAAAGTGGAAGGAAATGCTTGAAGACAAACAAAATCCGGCTGCACCATCTTGGACTAAAATGTATACGGCACCGGAGGGAGCGTCTCAGTGGTAA
- a CDS encoding MarR family winged helix-turn-helix transcriptional regulator encodes MNDEILKLENQLCFPLYAASKEIVNRYKPFLDKIDLTYTQYIVMMVLWEHKSISVKELGKHLYLDSGTLTPVLKRLESKGFVERIRSLEDERNVNVTLTETGEGLKEKAVSIPSEMGKCLPLSPEEAKTLYTLLYKLLDQMG; translated from the coding sequence ATGAATGACGAAATTCTTAAGCTGGAAAATCAACTTTGTTTTCCGCTCTATGCCGCATCAAAGGAAATCGTAAATCGATATAAGCCCTTTCTCGATAAAATTGATCTGACCTATACGCAGTACATCGTCATGATGGTGCTGTGGGAGCATAAAAGCATCAGTGTAAAAGAACTCGGCAAACATCTGTACCTGGATTCCGGTACTCTGACACCCGTTTTAAAGCGTCTTGAATCCAAAGGATTTGTTGAGCGCATACGTTCGCTTGAAGATGAACGAAATGTCAATGTCACTCTCACTGAAACTGGAGAAGGATTAAAAGAAAAAGCCGTAAGCATTCCCTCAGAAATGGGAAAGTGCCTACCGCTTTCTCCGGAAGAAGCGAAAACCCTGTATACGCTTTTATACAAGCTTTTAGATCAAATGGGTTGA